Within the Anaerolineae bacterium genome, the region GAACACCTGCTGCCCGTCCACGAACACCTCGAACCGGCCGCCGCTGGACGGTTGCAGAGTGAGTTCCTGGATCCCAGTCTTGTACGCACTCAGAAGCTTCTCCGCCAAACTGACGGCTTTTGGCAGGTAGCCTCAAGC harbors:
- a CDS encoding SelT/SelW/SelH family protein — protein: MARGGEEVNIRIEYCTAUGYLPKAVSLAEKLLSAYKTGIQELTLQPSSGGRFEVFVDGQQVFSKAETGRFPKVDEIQQALPVK